One Salvia splendens isolate huo1 chromosome 12, SspV2, whole genome shotgun sequence genomic window carries:
- the LOC121757142 gene encoding cold-responsive protein kinase 1-like: MSCLSFLFERNSARGDPQLGDELSGVQNVTLYSYKELAIATNDYSPENKIGEGGFGSVYKGKFRNGQMAAIKVLSANSSQGVREFLTEIEVISDIEHENLVKLYGCCVERNQRILVYNYLENNSLAKTLLGGSHCSIHFSWKTRVKICTGVARGLAYLHEEVRPHIIHRDIKASNILLDKDLTPRISDFGLAKLMPPNMTHVSTRVAGTIGYLAPEYAIRGHLTRRADIYSFGVLLIEIVSGRCNTNSRLPIAEQYILERTWQLYESKELVLLVDTALNGDFDAEQACKFLKIGLLCTQDSPKLRPSMSTVVRMLTGEKIIDEDAITKPGLISDFMDLKIKTDPKPKVDNVHQTSSNFNSSGSDSVGKSTWTSAPSSHATFSYTAVYDRSS; this comes from the exons ATGTCCTGTCTATCATTCTTATTCGAACGAAATTCAGCAAGAGGCGATCCCCAGCTTGGAGATG AGCTCTCAGGAGTGCAAAATGTTACTCTATACTCATACAAGGAGCTAGCAATTGCAACCAATGATTATAGTCCAGAGAATAAAATCGGGGAGGGAGGATTTGGTTCCGTCTATAAG GGAAAATTTAGGAATGGGCAGATGGCTGCAATTAAGGTTCTCTCTGCTAACTCGAGTCAAGGAGTAAGAGAGTTCTTGACGGAGATTGAAGTGATCTCAGACATAGAGCATGAAAATTTAGTCAAGCTGTATGGTTGTTGTGTGGAACGGAATCAAAGAATCCTCGTTTACAACTACCTTGAGAATAACAGTCTAGCAAAGACACTTCTTG GTGGGAGTCACTGCAGCATCCATTTTAGCTGGAAAACGCGGGTTAAGATCTGCACGGGAGTTGCTAGGGGGCTTGCCTATCTTCATGAGGAAGTTAGGCCACATATCATCCATCGTGACATCAAAGCAAGCAATATTCTTCTAGACAAAGATCTGACCCCGAGGATTTCAGATTTTGGCCTTGCCAAGCTCATGCCTCCAAACATGACTCATGTTAGTACACGTGTTGCGGGAACCAT AGGCTATTTGGCACCAGAATATGCAATAAGAGGCCATTTGACACGGCGTGCTGATATTTACAGCTTTGGGGTTCTTCTTATCGAAATAGTCAGCGGGAGATGCAATACAAATAGCCGATTACCCATAGCAGAGCAGTATATTCTTGAAAGG ACATGGCAACTTTACGAGAGCAAAGAGCTCGTGTTACTAGTGGACACAGCGCTGAACGGAGATTTTGATGCTGAGCAGGCTTGCAAGTTCTTGAAGATCGGTCTGCTCTGCACGCAGGACTCTCCTAAGCTTCGGCCCTCCATGTCGACTGTTGTCCGGATGCTTACTGGAGAGAAAATTATCGATGAAGATGCAATCACAAAGCCAGGGTTGATCTCTGATTTCATGGACTTGAAGATCAAAACCGATCCCAAGCCAAAGGTTGACAACGTGCACCAGACGTCGTCCAATTTCAACTCCTCGGGCTCCGATAGCGTGGGGAAATCGACATGGACTTCTGCACCTTCTTCTCATGCTACCTTCTCTTACACTGCAGTTTATGATCGCAGCTCATGA
- the LOC121759434 gene encoding uncharacterized protein LOC121759434 yields the protein MEDIGLFNQGWKWLQSKDCYSVARTALSCLRDKIGIFKERHWPMVCCGCAKFGRGLLFLLVYWKNCSISGFQSFAGLGSAALLVIMWSCFLSLTSMSCLLYVLLSMGAAGAAVQYLGYTPGLFIVGLFAILILWMYANFWITGALFIVGGYLFSLNHARLVVFMATLYSMYCVKSQVGWLGVFLAINLAFLSNDVLNYLIKWCDNLSESTHFEEHKEADSFTEDDFCTKCDYSAPTEVEAEEEEKLKSCKSATKPASPSLIVEKPKEVASKAVVREDGSSLIEMQRILNSGNHYEALGFLRHKKIDVILLKKEYRKKAMLVHPDKNMGSPLASESFKKLQCAYEVLSDAVKKRDYDEQLKKEESKYVMQKSASTSYQATDFCSEESRRIQCTKCGNSHIWVCTNRTKAKARWCQDCCQYHQAKDGDGWVENKGSLVFDRLQKVEIPRAFVCAESKIFDVSEWATCQGMSCRANTHRPSFHVNMVGLEKSTQRSNSSRYPWDLDADMTDEEDEFDMWLQQAMAAGLFCETSKRRKSWSPFNKKGKNQWRRSS from the exons ATGGAGGATATTGGGCTGTTCAATCAAGGGTGGAAATGGCTGCAATCGAAGGACTGTTATTCTGTAGCGAGGACTGCTCTGAGCTGTTTAAGAGACAAGATTGGGATTTTCAAGGAGCGGCATTGGCCGATGGTTTGTTGTGGATGCGCGAAATTCGGCAGAGGTCTTCTGTTCTTGTTGGTGTATTGGAAAAACTGCTCTATTTCTGGATTCCAGTCTTTTGCTGGGCTCGGATCGGCTGCTCTGCTCGTCATAATGTGGAGTTGCTTCCTGAGCTTGACATCGATGTCATGTCTTCTATATGTGCTTCTTAGTATG GGAGCTGCTGGGGCTGCTGTTCAGTATTTAGGCTACACCCCTGGACTTTTTATTGTGGGGCTGTTTGCCATTCTAATTTTATGGATGTATGCTAACTTTTGGATAACTGGTGCCTTGTTTATAGTTGGTG GCTATCTGTTTTCATTGAATCACGCACGGCTGGTGGTGTTTATGGCAACATTGTATTCTATGTATTGTGTCAAAAGCCAAGTAGGATGGCTTGGAGTTTTTCTCGCAATTAATCTCGCTTTCCTATCTAATGATGTGTTGAACTATTTAATCAAGTGGTGCGATAATTTAAGTGAAAGTACTCATTTTGAGGAGCATAAGGAAGCTGATTCATTTACAGAGGATGATTTTTGCACCAAGTGTGATTACTCTGCTCCTACTGAAGTagaagcagaagaagaagagaagctAAAATCATGTAAATCAGCCACTAAACCTGCTAGTCCTTCACTGATtgttgaaaagccaaaagaaGTTGCTTCTAAGGCTGTGGTTAGAGAAGATGGAAGTTCCCTGATTGAGATGCAGAGGATTTTAAATAGTGGCAATCACTATGAAGCCCTTGGGTTTCTCCGCCATAAGAAGATTGATGttatattattgaagaaggaATACCGAAAAAAG GCCATGCTTGTGCACCCTGACAAAAATATGGGAAGTCCACTTGCAAGTGAATCATTTAAGAAACTTCAATGTGCATATGAG GTTCTTTCTGATGCTGTGAAGAAGAGGGACTATGACGAGCAGCTCAAAAAAGAAGAATCAAAGTATGTTATGCAGAAATCAGCTAGCACTTCTTATCAG GCGACTGATTTTTGCTCTGAGGAGTCAAGGCGCATACAATGCACGAAGTGTGGCAATTCTCATATTTGGGTTTGTACAAATAGAACCAAGGCGAAAGCTAGATGGTGTCAG GATTGCTGCCAGTATCATCAAGCTAAAGATGGCGATGGATGGGTTGAGAACAAGGGCTCACTTGTGTTTGATCGGCTGCAAAAG GTGGAAATACCTCGTGCTTTTGTATGTGCTGAAAGCAAGATTTTTGATGTGTCGGAGTGGGCTACATGTCAG GGAATGTCTTGCAGAGCAAACACCCACAGGCCGAGTTTCCATGTAAACATGGTTGGATTGGAGAAGTCAACTCAGAGGTCAAACTCGAGCCGGTATCCATGGGATTTGGATGCTGATATGACTGACGAAGAGGATGaatttgatatgtggctccagCAAGCCATGGCGGCCGGACTGTTTTGTGAAACTTCAAAACGTAGAAAAAGCTGGAGTCCCTTCAATAAGAAAGGAAAAAACCAGTGGCGCAGATCATCTTAG